Genomic window (Arachis hypogaea cultivar Tifrunner chromosome 13, arahy.Tifrunner.gnm2.J5K5, whole genome shotgun sequence):
agtaaataaaatatgtaaaatattcatactaatatataatttctttaatatgttattattatgaaaaaataaataaatgtttaaataatttaatttttatatattttttattatttaattaaaatttgttataaaaattaaaatattttttatatgataataaatttaaaaattaaaaaaattaaaaagatataaaataataaaaaaaagaattcacCAAAATagatagttaataaaaaaattaaaataaaaaatagaaggaacaattaataaaaatttattgatcaaAATGGTTGgcctaaaaaatataatatattttaatgttTATAATATAACAATTAAACTTTAAACTCAGGtcatagaataaaaaatattttaatttttttttgtgacttaaaagaaaataaacaaaaactaagaaaaaaaaaacaagaaactgcttaagaaaggcagtcccgctgaatactactctcaaactccttccaaggcaatggaagcttcacttggggagaaatagtcctcattacagtctttgccatgatgtcagctactgtatttgcatctctcaagatcaactgaagatcagcacgccatttccaaTACATGATATCtcgaatttttaacaccaaaggatcaataaacccagagcaatcttgtaaattattgataatagtaaaagcctccacacagtctgtctcacatataatgtctctttgtcccgagtcccatgctaaaagaaagcctctccaaatagcaaacaactctccttgtaaaatgctacgactctcaattgttcccagatagtctcgttgccaccttcccttccaatctctgctaacacaagcaaaactaactcgagcaccactgccaggatagctagcatcacaatcaatcttaaaggtacccactgagggggaatccaagagccactaatggttgaggggatagatagtcgttgcaactcaaaaatatttcggagctccttttctaaggacaaagccataccaatcaccttgtctgtggtccaatgctcgtgaggatgaaagatctcgttatttctcgaacaccaaatccaccagagaccagaaaagaatctaaaggggcactatttgctattatgtaagaaccaactcatcaaatccactggttgatcggagatccctaaagcttgccaaaaaagttgggcttttggacaatcccgaatacaacgTAAAACCGATTCCTGACCTGAGAAACATCGTGGGCAGCTATCCATGTGCGAAATGTccctcctaaaatgaaatgcagcagtaggaagagcctcccgaagacatagccaggccaaaaatttgtgctttttcagaacatgttgacgccaaagccaaagccaattacccctatcctcccaactaaacatcttcttactgagccataaataaccactatgagcatcataaaactttgaggccgcaccagtccaacaccaaccgacctctgaaccagcttgaacatctgggttgtaagagttaatgttgctctgcagagactgattcagaggaaaatagatattctcaaggttccactgtccagatgaccaaaggtccaagatcctgagatccgaatcagaaatgtgaacataatccatctcctgacacagtcgcccctctcttctccatttagaaaaccaaaagttctgtTCCAGATCCCCAATACACCAACTAAAACCTTCCTTCAGGATATCCCAAGctcgacatatactcttccaaacataagatccCCTTCCTCGAGACTGACTAAaacaatcatccttagaagaatggtatttctccgtcaacagttgaacccatagcttgtcgggatggtgaaaaagttgccaaactagttttccaagaagagcaatattgacACAAAAAGGATCTCTAATTCCCAGACCTCTAAACTTCTTAGGAGTGACCAACACTTTCCAATTAACTAGATTCAGGCCTCTACCATCAGCTTGACCCTTCCATAGAAAGTTTCGcatcatggattctatcttattaGTTAGCCCTTTAGGGAAGATAGATACTTGCATGCGATAAGTAGGAATCGCAGTCACTACCGAGTTGAGCAAACAGAGTCTGCCTGTCTTATTAAGCAATCTCCCTTTCCAGCTGGCTAGCCTTCCCCGAATCTTGTCCAAAATATCGTTGAAAGTTGTGCGTGTCACCCGAgagtgattaaggttcacccctaaATACTTGCCCATGTTCTGGACGAATCTGATGGAGGAGACTCTagtgaaaatctcttttcttgtcgctgaaacattcctggagcatagcgctttagatttttccatattaaccttcatcccagaggctctgcagaaattttccaaagctaccattacagtttgaacttgctgtttttcatctttacagaaaagaagcaaatcatcggcaaacatcaaatgagaaattctTGGACCCCCTCTAGAAACCGCAACCGGCTTCCACAAGCCCTTATCAACTTGCTGATTAATAGAACAGGacaatctctccatacacaacacaaacagatacggtgatataggatctccttgcctaagacccctgcttggagtaaagctatttaatctatccccattccagaggatagacagtgaggaagcagtgacacaacGCATAATCAGATTAACTGTCGGAGGAGGAAAGCCAAAACTCACCAGGGTTTGTTTCAGAAATCCCCAATCCACTCTATCGTACGCTTTCtctaaatcaatcttaaaggccagggtACCTTTCTTTGAGTTTGTCTTCTTCATGAAATGGAGAACCTCTTGTGCTACAATGATGATGTCTGGGGTTCCTCTCCCCGGGATAAACCCTCCTTGAAGGGGCCCAATAATCTCTTTGAGATGGGGACGAAGTCTATTGACCAGGACTTTcgttataactttgtaaaccacattacagagactaattggtcggaaatccttcatggaaacggggttttctaccttcggaataagaaccacaagagtttccatcatccttggatccaTATCCAAACCAGAGAACGCATGACGAACCATAGTCCAAACATCAAAACCAACAATCTTCCAGTATTCTTTAAAGAAGAAAGCCTGAAACCCATCAGGGCCCGGTGCCTTAAAAGAATGCATACTGAAAACAGCCGACTTAACTTCTTCCAGAGTAACTGGCGCTGTGAGGCTACAACAGGCTTCATCATTTAGGGAAGGCAGCGGCACATCACCAAGACAACCTAAGTCTACATCCTCCGACTGGCATAATAGGCGTTTATAGAAGGATTCAGCTTCCCTTCTAAGGACATCCGGGTCCGTTCCCACACCCCATCTTAAAGAAAGagaccatgaatcttattatgctttctCCGCACAAGAGTATGGACATGAAAGAACTTGGTATTTCTATCTCCAAAttttacccactgctctctggattTTTGAAACCATAGAAGTTCCTCCTGCACAAGCGTGTTATTAAATTTATCAATCAGCTGTTTTTCTTTTTGCCGCATAGACAAATCTTCCATTACTTCAAGTCGCTTCTGAAGGAAATTAATCTGTCTCTCCAATTTGCATTTCCTAACGAAAATGTTGCCGAACACTTTAGAATTAAACTCCAAAGAGTTCTTCTGCACTTCTGAAAGCTTGCCATGCATCTCTCTGTAGCCAGCCTgccatgactggttcacaatatctCTGTACCCCGGATAAGTTGCCCAAGCTGCAATAAACCGAAAAGGTCTATTCTTTTTCGGTTGGGGACGACCTGTACAGCGTACTAggataggacaatgatcagactgaagcctatttaaaatttCTGCGTAAGCCTCTGGAAAGAGAGATAGCCAGCCACTATTGATACAAACCCGGTCAAGTTTTTTCGCCACCTCAACACCATTTTTAACCCTTCTGTACCAAGAAAAATGTCTTCCAATAGTCTTCAAGTCAAACAGATTACTATCCCCTAGAGAGGCAGCAAGCCGATCTGCATGACGACTCGAGAAGAGGCAACTCTTAGATTCATGAGAGAATagtacttcattaaaatcaccaagaacaatccataGCCCGCAGAAAGACGAAGACTGAGTAACAAGATAATCCCATAGCAGAACTCTGATATTAAATTGAGGACTACCATAGATACCACTGCACCTCCAAATCACATTATTTACCTGAACCTCAACTGTAACACACTGATCGAAAGCATCAACCCATTTGCAGTGAACACCCTGTATTGCAGAAAGGAACCAGATACCCCCTTATGTCCTGACGCCTCCACTATACTAATAGGGTGATAACCAAGTCTTTCCCAGAACAGTTTCAAGTATTGAAAAGGacagtgagtttcaaccacaataaaaattACAGGTTTAAATTTCCTAACCAGCTCTTTACAATtcacccgggctaacttattagaagcacccctaatattccaagctattatatttaaactatccataatataaaatataaaaatataaaacaaggaaatcaaaTTGCTTCACCAACCTCAAACCGAGGCTTGCCCAGCGGAAGTGACTCCCGTGACCTTCAGGTTTGCCGGATCTCCATGGAATATCTCCTTAATCCCGCCTACCGACGCAGTAATAGCCGGCAATGCGCCTTCCTTCTCCAATGGAACCGCCACGGTAACATCCTCCTTCACGGTTGCAGGAAGACATGATGATGCTTCCACCACCGTGCCTCCATTCTTCTCAACTGGCGAGCTCTGTAGGGACTCCGGCCTTGGTCGTTTCCGGAGAGAGGACCCGCAAAGTACTGGGGTGTGTCGGGTTGAGGAGATCGACGTCTCACCAACACGGGAAGCGTTGTGTCCGACCTTGACTCGTGACCTGACCCTAGCGCGATAGGAACTAGATCCATTCGTGTGAGAGAAGTGAATGGTGGGCCTGATTACTCTACCCGAATCGGTTCTGGATTGAATGCCTTTTTGGACCTTGTTAGATTGCTTCTGACCCAGCTTGGTTTTACCATTTCTCACAACTTGCTCCCAGCCTGGTTCATCATGCATGCAAGCCTCCTCAACATTATTTCCTTCCAAATTATTAGCCTCCAAATCCTCTTGCAAATTCGATGCAGGATTCTCGCCAGTAACGCCACCTACCACATTAGGTTCTACTTTATTTGAATTGTAAATTTTGGTCTCAGGATGTGGCACTGCCTTTGTACCGTCCCGTGGCTTTGTGGCATCGGAATCAGCACTCTTTCCTTCCCTAGAGTCTCTACCCAAGCACTGTGCCATATCGTGACCATAACGTGCACAAGagttacaaattaaatttaaacttttatacTCCACTACATGAGTTACGCCTTCCACAATGATATGCTTGATCACTGGCAGTCCTAAATTTATTTGAACACATACTCGGGCATATCGTCCTCTCTCAGCCAACTTAGTGGCTAAGTCCACTTTGATGGGAACtcctattgcagaagcaatacgcaTCATGGCCTGTTCCTGATAGCACCAGATTGGGAGCCCCGAAATTCGAACCCATACAAGCATAGACCCGAAGGATTGCTCACATGGCCAAAAATCTATATCCCACGGTTTTACAGCAACATAGTGCCCATCAATCAACCACGGGCCACCAAGCATGACCTTCTCACGATCTTCACATGCATCGAATTTTACCATGAAGTACCCAAACCCCACATCAAGCATATCAAAGCCACCTTTGATGCGCCAAACCATCCGAAGCTTGTGTGAAAGAGCTGTGTAACTATAATTTTTATCAAGAACCTTGATCACTAAAGCTTCTCGATAAGGCTCTGCCAAACAAAGCTTGACTTCTTCAgtgaagtttacacatggaggTTGGGAATCGCCCTGCTTGCCCACCACCGTGGCTATACTATCCCCAGATAGAGATCCTGCAAGTGCAAATGCCTTCGATTTCTCTGGACCAATGACTTTATCTCTAAAGGAGATCTTTGTAGGATTTGAAAAATCCTCTCGTGAAAAACCCTCCTTGGCACCGGATGCACCCCACCCacactctcccccttatctcttccgacAGCATGACCGCCATCCTCACTGTGTTTCACCCTCAAACACTTGTTCCcactctctccttctctcattctctctgagtacggagtacgtaaaaaaaaatattttaattaactaCTAGACTAACaactcaattttaaaattaaatacatcatcatataatatataaaagttttaaaattttttgagaagGGACTATGACCCTACCAATCCCCCTCTAAATTCGCCTCTGTCAAATCATAAGAGCATGTCCAATAATGATAAAATGAAAGGCTGGTTCattatttttttgacaaaaagTAGAGACCTAACGTTAGAAGAAAACGAAGTCGAGTTCTTTCACATTTTTTTAGACAAATGAAATCCTGCTTGGAAAAACTAAGCTTTTTCAAAAAGAACCGCCTTCTCTCTCTCATGGAGAACGCCTCTCTCATATGGAGTGTTTTCTTGGATTAACAGCTTCGTGCTTACCTGTTTGTTATTCACCTCTTTGCGCATACTTCTCACCtctttgtgcatatttttctttttagcttcttcttcttttgcacAATAGTACATATGGCCTGCCAAGAGGAGCAATCTATCGAAGGCAAAGTTGTTTCCATTAACCCTGTTGAGGATGACAGTTTTGCTGCAGAAAATCTTAACTTGGTAGGAAAGATTCTATCAGACAGAGAAGTTAGTTTCAATACCTGTAGAGCAGCTCTTCTGGGTATCTGCGGCCATCCGGAAAGAGTTGCCATTTCTGATGTTGGTAGAAACAAATTACTTATCAGCTTTAAGGATGTGCGGAAAGGGATCCAAATAAGGAACGGAGGGCCCTGGAGCATCCGTGGACATCTTCTTAATCTGCAGATATGGAACGGACGTGAGTCACTCTATGATGTGGATCACATGTATATGGAATTATGGGTACAAATACATGGACTTCCACTCAACTATATAACAAGGAAAACAGCAGAGATTATTGGTAAGAAATTAGGAACTGTGATGGAAACAGAAAATCCCAGATTAAATGATACACTACAGAGAACGTTTTTGAGGGTGAGGGTAACTATGAACATCACCAGGCCTTTGCCAACGGGTTTTTGGCTAGCAACACAGAATCATCAAACTCTTTGGGTGGATTTCAAGTATGAGAGGATACAGGATAGTTATTGTCTGAATTGTGGAGTCCTAGGTCATACCAAGAAGAAATGTAGTAGCCCAATGGCAGTGGCTAGCTGGGACCATATGCAACCTAGGTATGGGCTGGGTTTGGGAGTTAATCGTGCCAGGGCCATCTCAGCCAAGGGGAAAGAGCAGGATGAGAAGGAGATGAACAGGGAATGGACTGAGGCTAAACAAGTCTGTAAGGGGGAGTGCGCCAAAATGGAGCATATGAAGGAGCATTTGACTGAAGA
Coding sequences:
- the LOC114924967 gene encoding uncharacterized protein, producing the protein MREGESGNKCLRVKHSEDGGHAVGRDKGESVGSLSGDSIATVVGKQGDSQPPCVNFTEEVKLCLAEPYREALVIKVLDKNYSYTALSHKLRMVWRIKGGFDMLDVGFGYFMVKFDACEDREKVMLGGPWLIDGHYVAVKPWDIDFWPCEQSFGSMLVWVRISGLPIWCYQEQAMMRIASAIGVPIKVDLATKLAERGRYARVCVQINLGLPVIKHIIVEGVTHVVEYKSLNLICNSCARYGHDMAQCLGRDSREGKSADSDATKPRDGTKAVPHPETKIYNSNKVEPNVVGGVTGENPASNLQEDLEANNLEGNNVEEACMHDEPGWEQVVRNGKTKLGQKQSNKVQKGIQSRTDSGRVIRPTIHFSHTNGSSSYRARVRSRVKVGHNASRVGETSISSTRHTPVLCGSSLRKRPRPESLQSSPVEKNGGTVVEASSCLPATVKEDVTVAVPLEKEGALPAITASVGGIKEIFHGDPANLKVTGVTSAGQASGVHCKWVDAFDQCVTVEVQVNNVIWRCSGIYGSPQFNIRVLLWDYLVTQSSSFCGLWIVLGDFNEVLFSHESKSCLFSSRHADRLAASLGDSNLFDLKTIGRHFSWYRRVKNGVEVAKKLDRVCINSGWLSLFPEAYAEILNRLQSDHCPILVRCTGRPQPKKNRPFRFIAAWATYPGYRDIVNQSWQAGYREMHGKLSEVQKNSLEFNSKVFGNIFVRKCKLERQINFLQKRLEVMEDLSMRQKEKQLIDKFNNTLVQEELLWFQKSREQWVKFGDRNTKFFHVHTLVRRKHNKIHGLFL